Part of the Pseudobdellovibrionaceae bacterium genome, AGGTGAATAACCGCACGACCACCATCGACTTCAAACTGAAGCCCGAGTATCTGCTTGAGGACATCAACGCACTCTTCCCGCAAAAGACCGCGATGAACCCGATCATGCTTCTTTTCCTGCCGCAGGCGGAAGCGTTCTGGGGCTGGGTCCTGGGGATCGGTGTCGCGGCCTTCGGTCTGTACATGTACAACAGCTCGAACTGCGAGACTTACAAGAACTACGCGGCCCAGTGTACGATGATCATGAACAACAACGTGACCACCGCGAACTTTGCGGGCCTGTACTACGACATCCGTAAACACGATTCGAGCTGGTTGAATCTTTCGCTCGGCTGCTCGAGTGAAAAAGCCACCGTGCGCTCGTGCCAGACTTATCTGGAAGGCCGCCTGAACGGGACTTCAAGCACCCTGCAACAAGACACGCCCGGCCTGATCCGCGGGACACGCTAATCCGTATGCGGAGCCCCCTTATTCTCAGTTTTCTTCTTCTCGCGGGCCTCTCGGCCCGCGCAGACGTTGAAGTGGAAGAGACCGGCCTTCAGAACGTGACCTACACCTGCCGCCCCGCCACGGGCCAAGGCCCCTGGGCCATGAGAGACACCGACGGCGGTATCCTCGGCGTCGATCCCCAAAAAGCGAACTTCGAGCTGCATCCGAAAGTGCAAACAGCGCTGATCTGCGGGAACGCGGTCCGCACGCCCGAAGCCGAGATTCAAATCTATCCGTCCATTGAAGTGCGTTCGCACAAGAAGGGCACGACGCCGAGCTTTGAACGCCTCCCCGAAGGGGGCTTCAAATTCTGGCTCAGCCTCGCCGCCAAGAAGCGCGGCTGCGAAATCGTCTGCGTGAAGAATTGATTGCGTCGACCGCGAAGCGGTGACGTGAGTTCGGTCGACGGCGAAGCCGTGACGTGAAACCAGACCCTACCGGCTAAAGCACTGCACGAAGTAGCGGTAACCGCCGCCCTCGGCGACGCCGATCCCGATGGAACCGTACTGCGAACCGAGGAGATTGCGCCGGTGCCCGGGGGAGTTCATCCAGCTGCGGACGGCGCCCGCGCCGTCCATGTGGGTGCCCATGGCGATGTTCTCGGCCAAGACCGTCCAGCGGCCGTAGCGCTCGTAGCGGCTTTGCAAAGACGAACCGTCGGGCGAGGTGTGGCTGAAAAATCCCCGGCGGGCCATATCGCGGGCGTGATCGTCGGCGGCCCGCTGGCAGGCGGGATCCACGCGAAAACGCGAAAGTCCGTTGCGCTCACGTTCCACATTCGTTGCGATCAAAACGGCGCAGACACTTTCGCTCATGCCGGCGCATTCGCCGCGCAGGGGGCGGCTCGCCGGGACTTCACGACGACGGGCGGGCGCATCGAAGTCCGAAACGCCGATGCGACCGGGGTTGGCGCGCTCATCCCACTCGGGCACGTCCGAACCGAACATCTCGCGATTGTGCACCGGCAGCCGATCGCCTTTCAGCGTGCGGTTGACGGTTTCGGCTTGTGCGAAAGCTCCGCCCAAAAGCGGGCTCAGGAGCAATAGAAGCAGGGTTCGGCGAAATGTGTTGGACATGATCAAGCCTCTCTTCTTGCCCCAGTCTCACTCTGATCCAAGATTCGTGCCTCCGGGCGCCCTGGATTAGAGGGCGCAAACGGGTGTCAAAATCCGAGACACCTGCCCAGCCCCCTTGAGCCCCGGGGCCGATTTCACATCTCCAGAAGCCCATGGATTTCTTCCCGCCGGTCTTAAGCTTGCTCTTAGGAAGGGCATGGAACAGACACACAAATTCCAATCGACGCTCGAGATCCTCCGGACCATGATTCAACTTCTGGCCGTGGTGCTGATGACCTTGGGGCTCGCGAAACCCACGTTCGCGGCCACCGACAAGGGAAGCGGCCACTTCGAATTCGTTTTCCGTTTGGACAGCGACACGAAGGCGAAACTTCCGAAGGCCGAAACGCCCTATAAATTCCGCACCCAGGCCGCAAGCTACGACGAGGCTTTCAAAAAGGCCGCTCAGTCCTGCTACAACCACTTCAAAGGTGGCGAGCGACTCAGCGAAGAGATTGGGCTTTCGGTCATCGACACCTGCGCGAACCCCCGCGGTTCTTGATTTGAGCACCATCCTGCCGCGCCGCTCCATGCCGTGACCCTGAAGGCATCTCCCCCTAAATTGAAAGCCAGTTGAGCCGATGCCCATCGGCTCTTGTTATTTGGGAGGCCTCGCATGGGAATCTTGTCCACAATCGCTAACTTCTTGGTCGGCAAAGATCCGGATATTTTCGATGAGAACGGCA contains:
- a CDS encoding CAP domain-containing protein, giving the protein MSNTFRRTLLLLLLSPLLGGAFAQAETVNRTLKGDRLPVHNREMFGSDVPEWDERANPGRIGVSDFDAPARRREVPASRPLRGECAGMSESVCAVLIATNVERERNGLSRFRVDPACQRAADDHARDMARRGFFSHTSPDGSSLQSRYERYGRWTVLAENIAMGTHMDGAGAVRSWMNSPGHRRNLLGSQYGSIGIGVAEGGGYRYFVQCFSR